The Streptomyces sp. NBC_01353 genome contains a region encoding:
- a CDS encoding phytanoyl-CoA dioxygenase family protein: protein MELPSAQPTPRRNDGRGTPAARIPDFGPPHVWPAIEETVRTEGAAVVRSVVAPELIAALNREIDAWVRDESEWPGPATGSVMYDRFLGRRTLRLHGLPAKIPASHELITHHLILPSVDRLLSGWSNRTLLSAAEVIQIGPGESSQLFHRDTGSWWPELPRTEHPWNVSAMVALTPFTEENGATRVVPGSCRWPLDRRPRGAQIAQAVMEPGDILLFRGDVLHGGGANRATDEARRGLTLSYCAGWLRPVDNCQLGLAPEKAARMSDELLGLLGYAVHDSTDIKGGVVGTYDYGDPLHALRNGELDRDRS from the coding sequence ATGGAACTGCCCTCCGCACAGCCCACACCGCGACGCAACGACGGCCGCGGCACCCCGGCGGCCCGCATCCCCGACTTCGGTCCGCCCCATGTCTGGCCGGCGATCGAGGAGACCGTGCGTACCGAGGGAGCGGCCGTGGTGCGCTCCGTCGTCGCCCCCGAACTGATCGCCGCACTCAACCGGGAGATCGACGCATGGGTGCGCGACGAGTCGGAGTGGCCGGGGCCGGCCACGGGTTCGGTGATGTACGACCGGTTCCTCGGCCGCCGCACGCTACGCTTGCACGGCCTGCCCGCGAAGATCCCGGCCTCGCACGAACTGATCACCCATCACCTGATCCTCCCGAGTGTCGACCGGCTGCTCTCCGGCTGGTCGAACCGCACGCTCCTCAGCGCCGCGGAAGTGATCCAGATCGGCCCCGGGGAGTCGTCGCAGCTCTTCCACCGGGACACCGGATCCTGGTGGCCTGAGCTGCCCCGGACCGAACACCCGTGGAACGTCAGCGCGATGGTGGCCCTGACTCCGTTCACCGAGGAGAACGGCGCCACCCGGGTCGTGCCGGGCAGCTGCCGATGGCCGCTCGACCGGCGCCCCAGGGGCGCGCAGATAGCGCAGGCGGTCATGGAGCCGGGCGACATTCTGCTGTTCCGCGGTGATGTGCTGCACGGAGGCGGCGCCAACCGGGCCACCGACGAGGCACGCAGGGGGCTGACACTGAGCTACTGCGCCGGTTGGCTCCGTCCGGTCGACAACTGCCAACTGGGGCTCGCACCCGAGAAGGCCGCGCGGATGTCCGACGAACTGCTGGGACTGCTGGGGTACGCCGTCCACGACTCGACCGACATCAAGGGCGGGGTCGTCGGCACCTACGACTACGGCGACCCCCTGCACGCCCTTCGCAACGGCGAACTCGACCGGGACCGGTCATAA
- a CDS encoding HAD family acid phosphatase — protein MHRHTLGVRTALSAAAAVGILVASPATAMAAPAAAPVTVAAPGTARTAASAGGVADLAGVDYGTWRRDVRAVVDSARPYIEQRTANADGEKQAIVLDIDNTSLETDFHFFLHLPTPAVQDVRDLARYAHSRGVAVFFVTARPGIIHALTEYNLKAVGYPVSGLYVRNLPDLFEEVSTYKTAKRAEIEARGYTIIANIGNRSTDFVGGHAERTFKLPDYDGKLS, from the coding sequence ATGCATCGCCACACTCTCGGCGTCAGAACGGCCCTGTCCGCCGCCGCGGCAGTCGGCATCCTGGTCGCGTCCCCGGCCACCGCCATGGCCGCGCCGGCGGCGGCCCCGGTCACCGTGGCCGCCCCCGGCACGGCGCGGACCGCGGCATCCGCAGGCGGGGTCGCCGACCTCGCCGGTGTCGACTACGGCACGTGGCGTCGCGACGTCAGGGCGGTCGTCGACTCCGCCCGGCCGTACATCGAGCAGCGCACCGCGAACGCCGACGGCGAGAAGCAGGCGATCGTCCTCGACATCGACAACACCTCTCTGGAGACGGACTTCCACTTCTTCCTGCACCTGCCGACCCCGGCCGTGCAGGACGTCCGCGACCTCGCCCGCTACGCCCACTCCCGCGGCGTGGCCGTCTTCTTCGTCACCGCACGCCCCGGCATCATCCACGCCCTCACCGAGTACAACCTGAAGGCTGTGGGCTATCCCGTCTCCGGGCTCTACGTACGCAACCTGCCTGACCTCTTCGAAGAGGTCAGCACGTACAAGACGGCCAAGCGGGCCGAGATCGAGGCCCGCGGCTACACGATCATCGCGAACATCGGCAACCGCTCCACCGACTTCGTCGGCGGTCACGCCGAGCGGACGTTCAAGCTGCCGGACTACGACGGCAAGCTCTCCTGA
- a CDS encoding cellulase family glycosylhydrolase, whose product MALVSCALYAGAPARAAEAVPYDARAAEVTVSGTRFVDGYGREVVLRGFNVSGETKLAENGGLPFSGVEDARRAARAVRELGGANSVRFLLSWAAAEPTRDTVDEEYLSRATAQMREFLAVGLRVYPDFHQDLFSRYVFDKNSWYSGDGAPRWVVEAGGYPREFCGICAHWGQNITQNRTVKDAMRDFWTNRNGIQDAFLDTAQATMTYLATHLEPAEFAGVAGFDPYNEPYAGQYSDGQDGSSWEKGLLWPFYEKFRARMDMAGWRNKPALVEPNMFWNSNLSFMKQPGGLAGAGSLGPRYVFNTHFYDQARMSGFFNLTKAKDGEYSADFQAVRGRSTALGTPAVVSEFGHPLTGTSSDKAPSVLKGLYQALDSGLDGRAWWRNPAAAGPVLSAHQWQWDIYSGRHHEAMNDNPQKIRTEGDAWNDEDLSAVRLDDSGAPVLRQDARLVDRLYPSAVAGRTLAFLYEDRSHDAGRVMTWSQIPSVMPESARLVGTDRPYGVLVWRSNGSDAAPTELHLPAGFDPATTTVVSDLGTVTGPGTTGAIALTPEPGGTNARRILLSAAPEGAHFALVSAAPATAEQRAAVQRELVDWLAATGIGRQ is encoded by the coding sequence ATGGCCCTCGTGTCCTGCGCGCTGTACGCGGGAGCTCCGGCGCGCGCCGCCGAAGCCGTGCCGTACGACGCGCGGGCGGCCGAAGTGACCGTCAGCGGGACCCGCTTCGTCGACGGGTACGGACGCGAGGTCGTCCTGCGCGGCTTCAACGTGTCCGGCGAGACCAAGCTGGCCGAGAACGGCGGGCTGCCCTTCTCCGGTGTCGAGGACGCGCGCAGAGCCGCGCGTGCCGTACGCGAGCTGGGCGGGGCCAACTCGGTGCGGTTCCTGCTGTCATGGGCGGCGGCGGAACCCACGCGCGACACGGTCGACGAGGAGTACCTGAGCCGGGCGACGGCGCAGATGCGGGAGTTCCTCGCCGTCGGGTTGCGTGTGTACCCCGACTTCCACCAGGACCTCTTCTCGCGGTACGTCTTCGACAAAAACAGCTGGTACTCGGGCGACGGCGCACCCCGCTGGGTCGTCGAGGCGGGCGGCTACCCGCGCGAGTTCTGCGGCATCTGCGCCCACTGGGGACAGAACATCACCCAGAACCGGACGGTCAAGGACGCCATGCGCGACTTCTGGACCAACCGCAACGGCATCCAGGACGCCTTTCTCGACACCGCCCAGGCGACCATGACGTACCTCGCGACGCATCTGGAGCCCGCGGAGTTCGCGGGCGTCGCCGGTTTCGACCCGTACAACGAGCCCTATGCGGGGCAGTACTCGGACGGGCAGGACGGCAGCAGCTGGGAGAAGGGCCTGCTGTGGCCGTTCTACGAGAAGTTCCGGGCGCGCATGGACATGGCGGGCTGGCGGAACAAGCCCGCGCTCGTCGAGCCGAACATGTTCTGGAACTCCAATCTCTCCTTCATGAAGCAGCCCGGCGGACTGGCCGGCGCGGGCTCGCTGGGGCCGCGCTACGTCTTCAACACGCACTTCTACGACCAGGCGCGGATGTCGGGCTTCTTCAACCTGACCAAGGCCAAGGACGGCGAGTACTCGGCGGACTTCCAAGCCGTACGCGGCCGCTCCACGGCCCTCGGCACCCCCGCCGTCGTCAGCGAGTTCGGCCATCCGCTGACCGGTACCTCGTCGGACAAGGCGCCGTCGGTCCTCAAGGGGCTGTACCAGGCGCTCGACAGCGGACTGGACGGCCGCGCCTGGTGGCGGAACCCGGCCGCCGCAGGGCCCGTCCTGTCCGCGCACCAGTGGCAGTGGGACATCTACAGCGGACGCCATCACGAGGCGATGAACGACAACCCGCAGAAGATCCGCACCGAGGGCGACGCGTGGAACGACGAGGATCTGTCCGCCGTACGCCTCGACGACAGCGGCGCCCCGGTGCTCCGCCAGGACGCACGGCTCGTCGACCGGCTGTACCCCAGCGCGGTCGCCGGGCGCACGCTCGCGTTCCTCTACGAGGACCGCTCACACGACGCGGGCAGAGTGATGACGTGGAGTCAGATTCCGTCCGTCATGCCGGAGTCTGCGCGACTCGTGGGTACGGATCGGCCGTACGGCGTCCTGGTCTGGCGGAGCAACGGGTCGGACGCCGCCCCGACGGAGCTGCACCTCCCCGCCGGCTTCGATCCCGCCACCACCACGGTCGTCTCGGACCTCGGCACGGTCACCGGGCCCGGGACCACGGGCGCGATCGCCCTCACCCCCGAGCCCGGAGGCACGAACGCCCGCCGGATTCTCCTGTCCGCCGCCCCGGAGGGCGCGCACTTCGCCCTCGTGAGCGCCGCTCCGGCCACCGCGGAGCAGCGGGCGGCCGTGCAGCGGGAGCTCGTCGACTGGCTTGCGGCGACAGGGATCGGGCGGCAGTGA